In Garra rufa chromosome 14, GarRuf1.0, whole genome shotgun sequence, the genomic stretch TAGTAGAATTAAAAATAGATGCAGAGTTAAAATGgtttcattaaaatatatttgctCAGAGAAAGGAGATTTATCTTGGAATGATCACCTGCATATCGGAGACCTTTTCCCAACAGCATTGTCCAGAAATATGGCACAGTATTTATCGCAACCTGTTGATTCAACATGCTTAAGCCTGCGATTCTTCCTGTTGAGGAccacaaacaaatatttttcacATTACCACAAACACTACTACAAACAAAGAAAAAgtcttgatcaatttaatgtgtccttgttgaataaatgctttgaAAGTACAGTCAAAccgaaatttattcagacacctttaccATTTCTCACATTCTcatagtttatttgctatagtttagaaaatggtgatAAAATATGATAAGAACTCAgttaaattcatcttgataaccacaaataaattacagtcaaaccaaaaaattttctgacaccttcaaaatttctcacattatcatagttttttgctatagtttagaaaattgtgataagttaaactgtgtcagaacaaattcatcttgataatgtctgaTAACTTTCATAGAAACATGGTCATGTCAaaatgtcaaatcaaatttttggttccaacttttactggtagtccactatatgaagactttttgggtataatatgtcacagtttactttattttgctatcttcatttatataaatgaactatagtgtcctgcacccactatttTCAGCATAAAAATAtccaaaattatatctggtgtctaaataatttttagtttgacagtatttctttttttaaacccAATCTTTTGTATTTTTAAACATTCAGTTTCTTATTATTACTGTATATCAAGTGGTACCATGAGCTTGTGCCAACTGCCAGTGTCCAATATTGACTCTCTTATGGCCAATCAAAGGAAGTGGAAAGGACACCACATCtccagcagcaaagacatcaggaACATTGGTTTTCATGAACTGCAAAACACAGGTGTCATAAAAACTGCTAGATTTTATAATTAAAGTGTGTGATATGAAGGCTGTTACCTTGTCAACAACAACAGCACTGCGTGAATCAATTTCCACAGATGTTCCCTTAAGGAAATCAGAGTTGGGAATGACACCTTTGAAAGAAACATAAATATAACCGTTAGAAATAAATGTCTTGGTTTCAGTGACAACAACAAAACTGTAATGCCAAAACGGTTTTTGTACATACCAATGCCCACAATTACAATATCTGCAGGAAGGACTTCACCATTTTTCAGAAAAACTTCCTTAACCTAAACAATTGTGTGAGTTTGTTAATAATGCACTTTTTTATGACATCAGCTCTTTAATTGTTTAGCAATGCGCTTCTTCTTACCTTTCCATTTTCTCCCCGGATTTCAGCCACACCATTACTTGTATagaacttcacatttttttcttcCAGCATCTTTAATAGAAGATAAACTACCTGTGGTTGATGACATAGCAATAAAccgaaaattaaaaagatatcaGTGTTCACTGACCTGCATTGTCATTTTTCCGATTTCTGAACCCAGCGATGACTGGAAAGGAAACTCACTGCTGCCAATAACAGTGATGCTGGCTGCCTTGTCAGACAGATAAGCTGCTACCTCCATTCCTGATAAATGAAAATTGAACGTCATAAGTTGCAATAATGATAAAGATTACTTCTCAATCTTAATTTGTATACCTATGAATGAAGTTCCAATGATGACGGCCTTGTTGCCAGCACTCATTTGATAAATTTCTGTTGCGTCCTTATAGCTCTCCAAGAATTTGATATTTTCAAGCTCAGAACCAGGACACTGCAGAGGTCTGGCTCTGAAAACAACAGTACACACTTCACTTTTGAATGTTGCAAAATATAGTTGCTATCACTATAAATAGTGTTAAGCATTTTTATGAGACTTTTATCTAAAAATAACTATGATCTAACCTGCCACCTGTAGAAATCAGGAGCTGATCATAGTGTTGGCTAGTGCCATCCTTGAAAGTCAGGGTTTTAGTCTCTGTGTTAACAGACATTACCTTTTGAGGGACAAATCATTGTTAATGTCCACAAATAGAAGACATGtgatcataaaaaaataaaaaatatataaaagaaacacACCTCTTTTTTAGTCCACACTTCAATTCCATGCTCTTGAAGGAAATCGTTTTGCCGTAGCAGGATCTTTTCAATTTCAATATTCATTGCCTAGAGGGGTCCATAAACACAAGTAAGCTTCATAAACAGTAATCTAGGAACTACACTGGTTTGTAAGACAATAGAGCGCCATTTAAATCTTATGATCTGTTTTTGTTTCATCTATGGTTCATGGATTGTTACCTTGCTAAGCTTGGTCTTATCCAGAGGCAGCTGCTCGTCTTTGGTAACCATTATAATTCTTCCTCCGTAATCATTCTGACGAAGGGTTTCTGCACACTGCAGTGAAGCTGGACCTGTAAAACACCAACACAAATCACAAATGTTGCATTTCATACCATGACAGActagatgtccatgtctttctttcttcagtcagcgATCAgcgtgttgaaggtccaaattgcagtttcaacgcagcttcaaagggttctacacgat encodes the following:
- the aifm4 gene encoding apoptosis inducing factor mitochondria associated 4, which codes for METKQCDEITEMVCLESDLQDGQMKQVVVDQNKILLVRNNGEFTAVGGLCSHYGAPLIKGTLVGDRVRCPFHGACFNTKTGDIEEFPGLDCLPTFKVKVQGGKVYVTTDKKNLTKRVKKMSSRVPGVCHTVVLIGGGPASLQCAETLRQNDYGGRIIMVTKDEQLPLDKTKLSKAMNIEIEKILLRQNDFLQEHGIEVWTKKEVMSVNTETKTLTFKDGTSQHYDQLLISTGGRARPLQCPGSELENIKFLESYKDATEIYQMSAGNKAVIIGTSFIGMEVAAYLSDKAASITVIGSSEFPFQSSLGSEIGKMTMQMLEEKNVKFYTSNGVAEIRGENGKVKEVFLKNGEVLPADIVIVGIGVIPNSDFLKGTSVEIDSRSAVVVDKFMKTNVPDVFAAGDVVSFPLPLIGHKRVNIGHWQLAQAHGRIAGLSMLNQQVAINTVPYFWTMLLGKGLRYAGYGEGYTQIVFKGSTEERKFLAFYIKDEEVVAAASMNFDPAVARLAELLLIGKRFTKAQAQSDDLSWLQLP